The following is a genomic window from Fusibacter sp. A1.
TGTGATCTTGACCGGTTCACCCATATCAAGCACGAATATCTCACTGTTTCTGCCAAAAGAACTTGCCTGTATCACAAGCCTCGCAGCTTCAGGTATCGTCATAAAGTAGCGTTCAATATCAGGGTGGGTCACCGTAATCGGTCCGCCTTCTTCAATCTGCTTTTTAAAAATCGGTATGACCGATCCGTTCGACCCAAGCACATTGCCAAACCTAACCGCAACAAACTTTGTAGTTTTACACTCTCTTTGTGACTGAACCAGCAGTTCTGTAATACGCTTGGTCGCGCCCATCACATTGGTCGGGTTCACTGCTTTATCAGTACTTATTAAAACAAACCGGTCCACCAAATGCTCCTTGGCAGCCTCAATCACATTCAAGGATCCAAACACATTATTCTTAATCGCCTCACTAGGGTTGGCTTCCATCAAAGGCACATGCTTGTGCGCAGCCGCATGAAAGATAACATAGGGCTTATGATTGCCAACCACCGAAAAAATACGATCCCTATCTCTTACAGAAGCAATGACAACTTCAAGTCCTAAGTTAGGGTGCTTCTTTTTAAGTTCATGCTCTAGTGAAAACGCATTGTTCTCATAATTATCTAAAATAATAAGCTTCTCAGGATCATACTTGGCAATCTGCCTACATAGCTCAGACCCTATCGATCCTCCACCACCAGTCACCATAATCACTTTACCCGCAACATACGACTTCATCGCCTCTGTTTTAAGCACAATTTCTTTTCTTCCTAGCAGATCACTGATTTCAACATTTCTTAGCTTGCTGATATCAAAGTTGCCATCGATTAACTCAAACATACCTGGCACAATCTTAAGTTCACAGCTCGTTTGACTCGCTTCGTTAACAATCTCTTTAATCGTAGATTTATCAGCAGATGGTATCGCAATGATAATCTGATCGATATCTTCTTTAACAACACATTCCCTAATGCTCAGTCGTGTGCCCACAATCGGCACGCCATTAATCGATTTGCCTATTTTAGTCATATCGTCATCAATTACCGCAACCGGCCTGCTGTTAAGCTCAGAATGATTTTTAAGCTCTTTGATGACCACAGCACCAGCTTGTCCAGCACCGACAATCAGCACTTTTTTAAATCCACTATGGCCAAATCGTTTTCTTTCTTTATATACCCTTGCCACTCTGTAGCTAAGTCGTCCAAGACCAAACAAAAGCGTATCAAAGATAAAGGTCAAAATATAAATACTTCTTGGGAAGGCATGCCCCATAATAAGCATGTATCCCATAAAGCCGCTTGTCGCAAAAATAGATGCGAAGATAATCTGAAACAGCTCTTCAACAGACGCATACCGCCAAAGCGAACTGTACATTTTCATTAAATACAGTACAATGATCTTAATCAAGGTTACCGTGATAATCACCATCAAAAAAGTGGTCAAATAGACCTTCATCTCTGAATCGATAAACAAGATTTTTTCAAACCTGATATAAAACGCCAGCACAAATGAAAGCTGAATCACCAACAAGTCCCACAGCAGCAACATAAACTGTCTAATTTGCTTTTTCACACTAATACCCCCCAAGTAATATAGCCATCAAGACTATCTTAACGTAAACTTCTAAAAAAAGTCAACAAAATATCAGTCTAAATGAGAAAACGTAATAAAAGGTTAAAAATGACGGCCAATCTTTTTTCTGTTCAAACCGCCAAGCAAATACCCTGCCATACGATTTATTCTGTTTGTGATTCCACCACTTCGAATAAGCCGTCTGAACACACTTCACGCCTTTCTTTATACTTGCACACTAGTTCTAAATACTTGGCTTTACACAGAGCATCAATCAAAATTCACCAGGGAAGGGTAGGGGTTCATTAGCGCCGATTATACCTTTACCTACCTTTATCACAATGATATAATCGAATTAGATATGGAGGCAATCTTGTGAAACCTACACTTAATGATGTACAGCAAATCATCCAAAATTTATTACAAACTATAACACCGGATACAATTCTACTCTTCGGTTCATTAGTTAATGGACAAGTAAATGATGACTCTGATATTGACTTACTTGTAGTTTGGGATGAAAACTCACATTTATCTCATTCAAAACGAAGACAACTGTTAAGAAAGTCTATTGGTCTAGTAAATTTTCCAATTGATATTATCACTTGTACGCAAGATGAACTAACTAAAGCATATTCTGATGAAAACAGTTTTACTCACGCTATCATTGATGAAAGTGAGGTTTTATATGGCAGACTCAACCTCACCAATTAAATGGCCTCAAGATACCCAAATGATTTTGATGAAGATCGAACTGAACAAGATGCTATAGAAGCAATTGACAACGCTTTAGTACTTTATAATTTTATAAATGCTTACTTTTAGGATTGCTTTAAAGGCAATCCTTTAATTTTCTTCCTAAAAGTTGTGTTTAGGGAATAGTTGAGACAAACAAAAACCGCCATATGCTACATTTGACGCTTACTTATGTATTACAAAGCTGGCACTGTCATTCGGCATCAGAGAACCAGGCACCGACATACAGCCTCTCAGTACCAAACAAACACCTTAGACACCCCCATACCGCCCCTCGGTGAGCGGCACGATGAGGTTCCATCTATTATAGATTACAATGCATAAAAACCACATTAGAAAAGTATGAAATCTTTATGAATATGGCATACGACTCCAACTTTCATCAAAGTTTAGACACATACCTCTCAGAAACATCAAAATATCTAGCTAGTTCCTTTGGTCGTAGCTTTAAATGCAGCCTAGCCTCACGAATAATCACTTTTCTAAGCGATTGGTAGTATTCTGCAAGCAAATGCCCTTGCATGACACCATGGTCATAATCCAAACTGTCCATCAGGTCCTGAATCTTACAATGTACTCGTCCCTTTACAAGAGAAATCGCCTCTGCGATATCGACTTCATCAGTCCGGCCTAATATCCATTTGAATTGCTCTATACCATCATCTTTCGACTCGGCCAACATTTGATACGCAGTATCTAAATCACAAAAACCATTGCCACTCAAGTACTCTGCATAGGAGCTCCATCTGTAATCAAAATGGCTCGTAAGTCCAGCATCAATAGGATTAATATGAATATATCGAAGCAGGTTATAATAGTAACCGGTTGAACTGCAAAGGCAACTTTTAAACCGCCCAGCAAATACCCTACCATACGTTTTATTCTGTTTGTGATACCACTTCGAATAAGCCGTCTGAACACACTTCATAAAATGACCCATATGCACATCTCCAGACCGAATCAGCAAATGAACATGATTATCCATCATACAATAAGCTAATAATGAAACGTCATACCTTTCTTTATACTTGCACACTAGTTCTAAATACTTGGCTTTACACAGATCATCACTTAAAATATAAGCACCGTTATTGCCCCTACACATTACATGATGTGTAGCACCATTGAAATCAATACGTAACATTCTACCCATATCATCACCTCCATGACCTTTGCTTTGATTATAGCAAAAAAGACCATGAAAAGAGCAAAACAAGTCTGCTGCCTGCATTATACATAATATGGAATGCTACAAGCATAAGTGTTAACAACCTTGCTCGGCACCTACATACAGCCTCTCAGTGAGCGGCACGGGGGTCGCAAAGAGAATAGATCTTTTAAAGTAGCAAGGTGTTGTAGAAATTACTCCTTAGTTTTCCCATTAAGTCCTAGTTCATTTTTAATCTTTGTAGTTGAAATCTCAGGAGTTCTTTCAAGGTAAACCACTTCACAATGTTCTTTTAGAAAATCAAATTTACCTTTCCAATCATCACCCATCACAAACACATCGACCTTGTATTCTTTTACATCTTCGATCTTTTGCTCCCAGTTGTTTTCGGGGATTACCAAGTCAACGTATCTTATTGCTTGTACTAATTTTTTTCTTTCCTCATAAGAGAAGTAGCATTTCTTACCCTTTATATCGTTAAACTCATTCGTAGAAAGAGCAACTATAAGATAGTCACCTTGTTCTTTAGCACGTTTCAATATATTAATGTGCCCATAGTGCAGTAGGTCAAATGTTCCATAGGTTATTACTTTTCTCAATTATTTCTCCTCCTCAAGGCCAATATTTCTTATTTGATTTATTAAGTGTTCAATGCCCATATTATTGTAATCACCGAATATTTTTGTCTTCAAAAGATCTGCTTTCTGTCTATATTCCGCTTCATATTTTTCATTAATAACGTCAATATTTTGTGAGAAAAATGTCTGTAATTCTTCAATACTATGTGCTTTAGGTCCAGGTGTAAATTCCTCGTAATCGAATATTAATCCTCTGTCTTCATCTCTATAATATTCTAAATCATAAGGAAAAAATAGGATTGGTCGATTCCAAAGTAAAAAGTCAAAATATATTGATGAATAATCCGTCATTAATATATCTATTTGATCCAAAAATGTGTAAACATCGGCTTCTGAAGGCAAATTTATAAATGCCTTATGGTTTTCAATGTCTCCAAATTTATCATTCTTACCAGCAAAATGAAATTTACCTACAAACTTAATCTTTACACTCTCGCAGTAATCTAAGAATTGGTTTATCTCATCCATGCTTTCAGTTCCAAATATTAAGGTTTCTCTTTTATCTCTGAATGTTGGAAAATAACCAATGATTTTGTACCCGTCTTTTATGTACTCTTCAATATTCTCATAACTGCTTTTTTCATGTTGAGGGACATATTTGATTGGTTTATCACATATTGGTTCATAGTTTCTTGGATATCCCGAAATGATTACCTTCCTCTCATCAACTCCGAAGGCTTTTCCTAAAATTTCAGCTGAAAAATCAGAAGTAGCAAGTATGAAATGATCAGACCAGCATCCTCTGACTGTCCATTTACCAACCATGTTTTGTATTGCAGTTTTTCTTGTAGATTTATAATTTCCCATATAAGAACCGATTTTTTTCAGTGGAAATCCATGCCAAAGATTAACTCGTTTACTTCGTACTGAGAAAAAAGCATTAATATCTGTGGGAGCCTGATCAATCAAATGATATTTAGCTCTTAAATGATACCAAATTGATGGTAAGCTCCATGTAGAATATACTTGATATCCTTGTTTCATTAGTTCATCTCTTATTTCCTTTGATCTTGTAATCCACACAACTTTGTCAAACCCAAGATCATTTAAGTTAGCATTCAAATACAAATAGAAATGTTTAGAGTTATCTGCAAATCTTTTTCCAAACCATCCTCCTACAATCACTATTTTATTTGACTTTGGAATTGAAAAAGAAATTGTCAATACCAACACGTTAATCAAAAACAGCATTAATTTCTTACTACTCTTTATTATAATTTGCATACTATGTTCTCCTATCCAAAATATTACGGATGTTTTTTCGATGATTTACTGCTAATGCAAACAGATTCAGCGAGTACATTGCTATTCCAAAAATTATTATTTGAATATATATATTTTCAAATGTTATAGCATCTATTAAAATCATACCCAGCAAATAATTGACTACTCCCATTGACAAAATTTGAATCAAATTTCTATAATCATACGAAAATATTCCCAAAAGCAACTTAACCTGGATGATAGAGATCAGATTATTCACAATAATGCTTATTCCCGTAGCAATAGCAACTCCGACAATTCCAAAGCGACTTATTAATATAAAGTTCAGTGTTATGTTGATTAATAGCGATGCAATGTTGTTATATAATGCTAATTTTGCATATTTTGTCATTGTCAGTATAGAACCAATAGGTCCTGAAATTGCATCAATTAAAAATGAAAATGCCAGTATAATTAGTGCCAATTTAGCTTCTTTTGTAACATAGGCTTCTCCGAATATCGCTAACAAATCATTGCCTAAAAATAAAAATATAAAAAACATAGGAACTACTAAATAGGTTACAATACGAACAATTCTCTTCATTTCAGTTTCTATCTGTCCGATATTGTTCTCGTTGTATAGCTTGGAAATCACAGGCCAAAACGCAATGAACGGAGTAACAAATACACTAATTAAATTTACATAATTTTGCGCAACTTTATATATACCGACTCTATTCAAATCCAAGAAAGTAGAAATCATTATTTTATCGATATTTTGGAGCATCAAACCGATGCCAGAAATCAAAGCAACAGTTAAAGAGTATTTTATAAATGCTCTTTTTTCTTCTAAACTTAAATTAAGTTTTGAGTTAGCTTTGATTTGGAGCCTATTTGATATTTGAGCTGTTCTTAAGAAAATCGTTATAATTTCACTAAGCACAAAACTAAATAAAGCAGCTCTCAGGCTATCTACATTGAGTAGTATTAATATCACAAAGAAAATCATCTTTAGAATGTTGTTGATAACAGAATTCAGTAATGTTACTTGGACGACATTCCCTTTTCCCTGTAAGTATCCATCTAAAATTGCTATCATTGATCTTATTACTATCATTGAAATTAATAGTAATAATCCATAATTTGAGAAGCCAATAAAACGTCGAAGTAAAAACAATATACCAGCTACCGCTATTGTGATTAATAAAGATGTCTGTGTTGAAAATCTCAAAAGGGACTTCTCTTTAGTTACGTCTCCTTCAAAACGAGCAACTTCTTTAATCAAATTTCTGTCCATACCCAAAATTGTTATGATGGAGAATACTGTAGAGTATGTTAAATACATCGTGTATTCTCCATACAATTCTGGATTTAGAATCCGTCCTAATACTATTTGAAAAATAAAAGCGATACCAAGACCAAAAAATTTTAATATGAAAGTACCGCCAGCTTTTTTATAAAGTCCACTCATTCGCAATCAATCTCATTTCATGTATTTATATAATGTTTTAAAGCATCTTCCCAATTTTCTAATTCAATTAATGGTGATTTATACAATCTCGAATTTTTTGGTCTTCTAGCCTTTGTCGGATAGTCCTCTGTCTTTATTGGATTGACTTTAACGGTTACTCCAGCTTGCTTAAAGATCTCACATGCAAACTCGTACCAACTACAGTATCCTTCGTTTGTGGCATGGTAAACTCCAAACTTATCTGTTCTTATTATTTCAATTAAAAGTTTAGCTAAATCGTACGTATAAGTAGGAGATCCAATTTGATCTGCCACTACAGAAATTTCATCTTTTTCTTTTCCTAATCTTAGCATTGTCTTAACAAAATTGTTGCCATTGCTCCCGAAGACCCAAGAAATTCTCACAACAAAATATTTGTCTAATATCTTCTGAACTTCTACTTCACCTTCATACTTTGTCTGTCCGTAATAATTAATAGGGTTTGGTTTATCTGTCACCCCAAATGGCTCGTCCCCTTCACCATCAAAAACATAATCAGTGCTAATATAAACCATCTTTGCATCGATTTGCTTACACGCTTCAGCCACATATTTTGCGCCAAGAACATTGACTGAATAACATAAATCTTTTTCATCTTCAGCTTTGTCTACAGCTGTATATGCTGCACAATGAATGACAGCGTCAGGGCTATAATCATTTATAACCTTTGTCACTTGCTCTTTATTTGTAATGTCTAAAGATTCCCTATCAGTACCTAGGTAATCTATACCTTCAGAATCTAACCGTTTTATTACATCATATCCTAATTGTCCATTAGCGCCAGTAACTAGAACCTTCATTATTCTTCACCTTCTCTGTCACCGTACATCTTCACATAGTAATCTTTGTAATCACCTGAGATGATATTTTCCCACCATGAACGATTATTCAAGTACCACTTAATTGTTTCTTTAATCCCTTCATCAAATAAAGTTGTAGGTTCCCACCCTAATTCTCTTCTTGTCTTTGAAGGATCAATTGCATAGCGCATATCATGCCCAGCTCTGTCTTTTACATAAGTTATAAGTGATTCCGGCTTCCCTAACTCATTAAGAATTGCTTTAACGACATCTAAATTAGTTTTTTCATTGTGTCCGCCAATATTATATACTTCTCCCACTTTTCCTTTATGGAGTATAAGGTCTATAGCAGTGCAATGATCCCCCACATAAAGCCAATCACGAACATTTTCACCTTTACCATATACAGGTAGGCTTTCATCATTTAGTGCTCTAGATATCATAAGGGGGATCAACTTCTCAGGGAAATGATATGGGCCATAGTTATTTGAACACCTAGATATTGTAATTGGTAAACCAAACGTTCTGTGATAAGCCTGTACCAATAAGTCTGCTGATGCTTTCGATGCCGAATATGGAGAAGACGTATGAATTGGTGTTTCTTCTGTGAAGAATAAATCAGGTCTATCAAGTGGTAAATCCCCATATACTTCATCTGTTGAAACCTGATGGAATCTATTAACTCCATACTTTCTGGAAGCATCCATTAACACTTGAGTACCTAAAATATTAGTTTTCAAAAAAATACCTGGATCTTCAATTGATCTATCTACATGAGATTCTGCAGCAAAATTAACTACAAAATCGAATTTTTCTTCTTCAAAAAGCTTTTCTACTAATTCTCGATCTGTAATGTCCCCTTTGATAAATTTAAAATTACTGTTCTCAATTACTGGCTCTAGTGTAGATAAATTTCCTGCATATGTTAATGCGTCTAAACATACAATTCTATACGTTGGATGTTCATTCAGCATATGAAACACAAAATTACTACCTATAAATCCAGCTCCACCTGTTACTAATACATTCATCTGATTTCCCTCGCTTTCACTAATACTTGAAATTTATGCTGCAATCTTCTAACAATGGTGCATTTAGATCTTTTTCTGAAAGTATCGGGGCTTCAATTCCCCAAGCTACTCCAATTTCCGGATCATCATATCTTATACTTCTATCATTTTCAGGTGAATAGTACTCATCTACTTTATATTGAACTTCAACATCATCTGTAAGTGTTAAGAATCCATGTGCAAATCCTTTGGGGATTAATAGCTGTTTTTTATTATCTTCTGTTAATTCCACAGCAACCCATTTCTTGTATGTAGGTGATCCATCTCTAATGTCTACAGCTACATCTAAAATTTTCCCTTTAGTGCATCTGACAAGTTTTGTCTGTGCCTTAGGGTTTAGTTGAAAATGAAGTCCTCTTAATGTCCCTTTCTGTGCTGAAAGAGAATGATTATCCTGAATAAAGTCAATATCAATGCCAAACTCTCTAAACTTCTCTTTAGAGTATGTTTCTGTAAACCATCCTCTATGATCACCAAAGACTCTTGGCTCGATAATAAGTACATCTTCAATATCAGTCTTTATAATATTCATTTATCTTACCTCTTTTCTAATAATGAATTTTACCTTCAGCAACTTTCTTCAAATGTTCTCCATAGGGTGATTTACCATATTTCTCTGCTGACGATAAAAGAGTTTCTCTATCAATCCATTCGTTGTGAAATGCAATTTCTTCAAGTGCAGAAATTTTGATACTTTGTCTTTTTTCAATCATCTGAACGAACTCCGCAGCTTCAACCAAGCTATCCATGGTTCCGGTATCTAACCAGGCAAATCCTCTACCTAAAAGTTTCACGTTTAATGTTTCATCTTCTAAGTACATTCTGTTTAAGTCAGTGATCTCAAGTTCTCCTCTGTGCGAAGGCTTAACTTTTTTTGCTAAGTCTACAACTCTATTATCATAGAAATAAAGACCCGTAATACAGTAATTGGATTTTGGATTCTTAGGTTTTTCTTCAACTGAGAGAACCTTTCCACTATCATCAAATTCCACAATTCCAAATCTTTCTGGATCATGAACATAATATCCAAATATAGTTGCTTTCCCATTTTTAGCATTCTCAGCAGCTTCTTTTAGGATAGGTGTAAATCCATTTCCGTAGTAAATATTATCTCCTAACACCATGGCTACATTATCATCACCTATAAAATTTTCACCGATAATAAATGCCTGTGCCAACCCGTCAGGAGAAGGCTGCTCTGCGTATTCAAGACTAATACCAAATTGACTTCCATCACCTAACAATCTCTCAAAATTGGGCAAATCCTGAGGGGTTGATATAATTAAAATTTCTTTTATACCCGCTAACATAAGCACTGACAACGGATAATAAATCATTGGTTTGTCATAGACAGGCAACAACTGTTTGCTTGTCACCATAGTTAATGGATATAGTCTAGTTCCTGACCCTCCAGCTAAAATAATTCCTTTCAATATCATCACCTCAATATAATTTTTCTAATATATCTGCAATCCTCTTACTTGCAAAACCATCTCCATATGGATTGCTCGCTTTACTCATTTTGTCGTATTCGTTTTGATCTTCTATTAATTGCTTAAAGGTCCTGTAGATTACCTCTTCATCAGTTCCTACCAGCTTAAGTGTTCCTGCATCAATACCTTCTGGCCTTTCTGTAGTATCTCTCATAACAAGAACCGGCTTCCCTAAACTAGGAGCTTCTTCTTGAATTCCACCACTATCAGTTAAAATTAAATGAGACCTAGATAAGAAGTTGTGGAAATCTAATACTTCAAGCGGTTCAATAATTCGAATTCTATCTGTATCACCAAGTATTTCTTGGGCAGCCTCTCTTACAACAGGATTCATGTGAATAGGATAAATCGCCTTAATATCTGACTCTTCATCAATAATTCGTTTAATGGCTCTAAACATATTTCTCATTGGTTCTCCAAGATTCTCTCTTCTATGAGCTGTTATCATTACTAATCTACTATCTGCAGCCCACTCTAAATGCTCATGATTGTAATCATCACGAACTGTAGTCTTAAGAGCATCAATAGCCGTGTTTCCAGTCACATAGATTGTAGAAGGCTTCTTACCTTCTTTAAGTAGATTTTCTTTTGACATCTCTGTTGGTGCAAAATTGAAATTTGATACAATGCCAACAGCTTGTCTATTGAACTCCTCTGGATACGGAGAGTAGATATTGTAAGTTCTTAATCCCGCTTCTACATGCCCTACAGGAATCTGAAGGTAAAAGCAAGCTAATGCCGTTACAAAGGTTGTCGATGTATCTCCATGGACCAAAACAACATCTGGCTTAACCTCTTCAAGGACTGCCTTCATTTTCTCAAGAATATTGATCGTAACGTCAAACAAAGTCTGTTTCGCCTTCATTATAGATAGATCGTAGTCAGGTACAACATCAAATGCAGTTAGAACCTGATCGAGCATTTCCCTATGTTGACCTGTTACACAAACAACTGTATTTAGTTTTTCTCTTGTCTTTAGCTCTTTAACCAGAGGGCACATCTTTATTGCTTCAGGTCTGGTACCAAAGACCACCATTACTTTTTTCATTTTAATTCATTCCAATCTTATAGTTTATAAACGCCATCAAAGTTACAGATATTCTTAGTGTCTAGAATCAGTTTGTCCTTGACTAAATCAAGGTTATTCTTAATGTGATCATGCGCGGTAATTATGACCAAAATCTCTATCTCATTTAAGAAGTCTTCGAAGTTCATAAACTGATGATTTACCATTCTTTCTTTAATGAATGGATCATACACTTTAACCCCAAAAGCTAGATGCTCGTCCATTCTTTCAAGAAGTTGTAGTGTTGGACTTTCTCTTGTATCATCTACATTTTCCTTATATGATAGCCCATAGATACCAATCTTAGAGATGTCTGTAATATTATGTTCTCTCATAATGTCTCTAATTCTGCCAAGAACATGGGTAGGCATTGAATCATTGATTTTCCTTGCCGTTAGAATTAGGTTGGTAAGATCAGGATAGTCTCCAACTAAGAACCATGGGTCAACTGAAATGCAATGCCCGCCTACACCAGGACCAGGCTGAAGAATATTTACTCTCGGGTGCTTATTAGCAATTCTTATGATCTCATAGACATCCATATTGTCCTCTCTGCAAATCTTTGCTAGTTCATTTGCAAATGCAATATTGACATCTCGATAAGTATTCTCAACAACCTTAGACATCTCTGCGGATCTGATATCTGTTACAACAATCTCAGATTTGCAAAAACATGAATATAATTCTTTAACTAGTTCTCCTACTTGGGGATCATCAGACCCAACTGTTCTTGAATTGTGCTCAAGTTCATAAATCATATTTCCCGGAATGATTCTTTCAGGAGCATGAACTAGATGAATCTCATCACCAATCGCCACTCCTCTATTCTCTATTTCAGGTCTTACATATTTATCAATTGAACCGGGTGAAATAGTTGACTCAATAATAATCACAGCACCTTTTTCACAAACATCTATAATCGCGTTAACAGCTGAGATAACATATTTGGGATCCAGTTTTTTACTCGA
Proteins encoded in this region:
- the tagD gene encoding glycerol-3-phosphate cytidylyltransferase — encoded protein: MRKVITYGTFDLLHYGHINILKRAKEQGDYLIVALSTNEFNDIKGKKCYFSYEERKKLVQAIRYVDLVIPENNWEQKIEDVKEYKVDVFVMGDDWKGKFDFLKEHCEVVYLERTPEISTTKIKNELGLNGKTKE
- the rfbA gene encoding glucose-1-phosphate thymidylyltransferase RfbA; protein product: MKGIILAGGSGTRLYPLTMVTSKQLLPVYDKPMIYYPLSVLMLAGIKEILIISTPQDLPNFERLLGDGSQFGISLEYAEQPSPDGLAQAFIIGENFIGDDNVAMVLGDNIYYGNGFTPILKEAAENAKNGKATIFGYYVHDPERFGIVEFDDSGKVLSVEEKPKNPKSNYCITGLYFYDNRVVDLAKKVKPSHRGELEITDLNRMYLEDETLNVKLLGRGFAWLDTGTMDSLVEAAEFVQMIEKRQSIKISALEEIAFHNEWIDRETLLSSAEKYGKSPYGEHLKKVAEGKIHY
- a CDS encoding flippase, which encodes MSGLYKKAGGTFILKFFGLGIAFIFQIVLGRILNPELYGEYTMYLTYSTVFSIITILGMDRNLIKEVARFEGDVTKEKSLLRFSTQTSLLITIAVAGILFLLRRFIGFSNYGLLLLISMIVIRSMIAILDGYLQGKGNVVQVTLLNSVINNILKMIFFVILILLNVDSLRAALFSFVLSEIITIFLRTAQISNRLQIKANSKLNLSLEEKRAFIKYSLTVALISGIGLMLQNIDKIMISTFLDLNRVGIYKVAQNYVNLISVFVTPFIAFWPVISKLYNENNIGQIETEMKRIVRIVTYLVVPMFFIFLFLGNDLLAIFGEAYVTKEAKLALIILAFSFLIDAISGPIGSILTMTKYAKLALYNNIASLLINITLNFILISRFGIVGVAIATGISIIVNNLISIIQVKLLLGIFSYDYRNLIQILSMGVVNYLLGMILIDAITFENIYIQIIIFGIAMYSLNLFALAVNHRKNIRNILDRRT
- a CDS encoding transposase; its protein translation is MGRMLRIDFNGATHHVMCRGNNGAYILSDDLCKAKYLELVCKYKERYDVSLLAYCMMDNHVHLLIRSGDVHMGHFMKCVQTAYSKWYHKQNKTYGRVFAGRFKSCLCSSTGYYYNLLRYIHINPIDAGLTSHFDYRWSSYAEYLSGNGFCDLDTAYQMLAESKDDGIEQFKWILGRTDEVDIAEAISLVKGRVHCKIQDLMDSLDYDHGVMQGHLLAEYYQSLRKVIIREARLHLKLRPKELARYFDVSERYVSKL
- the rfbC gene encoding dTDP-4-dehydrorhamnose 3,5-epimerase, coding for MNIIKTDIEDVLIIEPRVFGDHRGWFTETYSKEKFREFGIDIDFIQDNHSLSAQKGTLRGLHFQLNPKAQTKLVRCTKGKILDVAVDIRDGSPTYKKWVAVELTEDNKKQLLIPKGFAHGFLTLTDDVEVQYKVDEYYSPENDRSIRYDDPEIGVAWGIEAPILSEKDLNAPLLEDCSINFKY
- a CDS encoding nucleoside-diphosphate sugar epimerase/dehydratase, producing MKKQIRQFMLLLWDLLVIQLSFVLAFYIRFEKILFIDSEMKVYLTTFLMVIITVTLIKIIVLYLMKMYSSLWRYASVEELFQIIFASIFATSGFMGYMLIMGHAFPRSIYILTFIFDTLLFGLGRLSYRVARVYKERKRFGHSGFKKVLIVGAGQAGAVVIKELKNHSELNSRPVAVIDDDMTKIGKSINGVPIVGTRLSIRECVVKEDIDQIIIAIPSADKSTIKEIVNEASQTSCELKIVPGMFELIDGNFDISKLRNVEISDLLGRKEIVLKTEAMKSYVAGKVIMVTGGGGSIGSELCRQIAKYDPEKLIILDNYENNAFSLEHELKKKHPNLGLEVVIASVRDRDRIFSVVGNHKPYVIFHAAAHKHVPLMEANPSEAIKNNVFGSLNVIEAAKEHLVDRFVLISTDKAVNPTNVMGATKRITELLVQSQRECKTTKFVAVRFGNVLGSNGSVIPIFKKQIEEGGPITVTHPDIERYFMTIPEAARLVIQASSFGRNSEIFVLDMGEPVKITSLAENLIRLSGLRVNEDIKIEFTGLRPGEKMFEELILNEDNMNTTAFEKIFIEKSEVVTETSVKKMLTELRDASTVSDAAIRKTLKTYIPTFTYNERD
- the rfbD gene encoding dTDP-4-dehydrorhamnose reductase — its product is MKVLVTGANGQLGYDVIKRLDSEGIDYLGTDRESLDITNKEQVTKVINDYSPDAVIHCAAYTAVDKAEDEKDLCYSVNVLGAKYVAEACKQIDAKMVYISTDYVFDGEGDEPFGVTDKPNPINYYGQTKYEGEVEVQKILDKYFVVRISWVFGSNGNNFVKTMLRLGKEKDEISVVADQIGSPTYTYDLAKLLIEIIRTDKFGVYHATNEGYCSWYEFACEIFKQAGVTVKVNPIKTEDYPTKARRPKNSRLYKSPLIELENWEDALKHYINT
- a CDS encoding CDP-glycerol glycerophosphotransferase family protein; translated protein: MQIIIKSSKKLMLFLINVLVLTISFSIPKSNKIVIVGGWFGKRFADNSKHFYLYLNANLNDLGFDKVVWITRSKEIRDELMKQGYQVYSTWSLPSIWYHLRAKYHLIDQAPTDINAFFSVRSKRVNLWHGFPLKKIGSYMGNYKSTRKTAIQNMVGKWTVRGCWSDHFILATSDFSAEILGKAFGVDERKVIISGYPRNYEPICDKPIKYVPQHEKSSYENIEEYIKDGYKIIGYFPTFRDKRETLIFGTESMDEINQFLDYCESVKIKFVGKFHFAGKNDKFGDIENHKAFINLPSEADVYTFLDQIDILMTDYSSIYFDFLLWNRPILFFPYDLEYYRDEDRGLIFDYEEFTPGPKAHSIEELQTFFSQNIDVINEKYEAEYRQKADLLKTKIFGDYNNMGIEHLINQIRNIGLEEEK
- a CDS encoding nucleotidyltransferase domain-containing protein; the protein is MKPTLNDVQQIIQNLLQTITPDTILLFGSLVNGQVNDDSDIDLLVVWDENSHLSHSKRRQLLRKSIGLVNFPIDIITCTQDELTKAYSDENSFTHAIIDESEVLYGRLNLTN
- the rfbB gene encoding dTDP-glucose 4,6-dehydratase, which codes for MNVLVTGGAGFIGSNFVFHMLNEHPTYRIVCLDALTYAGNLSTLEPVIENSNFKFIKGDITDRELVEKLFEEEKFDFVVNFAAESHVDRSIEDPGIFLKTNILGTQVLMDASRKYGVNRFHQVSTDEVYGDLPLDRPDLFFTEETPIHTSSPYSASKASADLLVQAYHRTFGLPITISRCSNNYGPYHFPEKLIPLMISRALNDESLPVYGKGENVRDWLYVGDHCTAIDLILHKGKVGEVYNIGGHNEKTNLDVVKAILNELGKPESLITYVKDRAGHDMRYAIDPSKTRRELGWEPTTLFDEGIKETIKWYLNNRSWWENIISGDYKDYYVKMYGDREGEE